A single genomic interval of Stieleria maiorica harbors:
- a CDS encoding response regulator: MIDIGPPPRLIDILLIDDDPGDILLTKKALTGSKLYNTLNVAADGVEALEYLRSAEESERKQLPDLILLDLNMPRMDGREFLREVKQVPAWKRIPVVVLTTSDAEKDILKSYDLHASCYITKPIGLDQFQEVVNSIKGFWLAIVKYPPKS; encoded by the coding sequence ATGATCGACATCGGCCCTCCTCCGCGGTTGATCGACATCTTGCTGATCGACGACGACCCCGGCGATATCCTGCTGACCAAAAAAGCGCTCACCGGCAGCAAGCTCTACAACACGCTGAACGTCGCCGCCGACGGGGTGGAAGCCCTGGAATACCTGCGCAGCGCCGAAGAAAGCGAACGCAAACAGTTGCCCGATCTGATCCTGTTGGACCTGAACATGCCGCGGATGGACGGCCGCGAATTCCTTCGCGAGGTCAAACAGGTCCCGGCCTGGAAACGCATCCCCGTCGTGGTGCTGACCACGTCGGATGCCGAGAAAGACATCCTCAAATCGTATGACCTGCACGCCAGTTGCTACATTACCAAACCGATCGGGCTGGACCAGTTTCAGGAGGTCGTCAATTCCATCAAGGGTTTTTGGTTGGCGATCGTCAAGTATCCGCCAAAGTCGTAG
- a CDS encoding chemotaxis protein CheB, with translation MSQAKPAADTANITDEHFFIAGIGASAGGLEALEQLFENTAVDSGLAYVVVQHLSPDFKSVMDQLLTRKTKIPVRLIEDGTRILPNHIYLLPPKKEAILSNGKLLLADRSAGEQLSFPIDHFFRSLAQDAGRNSIAIVLSGTGTDGSRGILDIHAAGGLVVVQSEASAKFDGMPRSACDTGIVDMVLPAREMPAALLRYLQTPWHAAPKPGSESNEVLDAPLRSILTQLKDSYDLDFSHYKSTTIGRRIERRLLLTGTVELEEYAERVKSDEGELDRLYRDLLIGVTGFFRDKEVFDRLELDVIPELFSRLGPGEEFRAWVAACATGEEAYSLAILLAERLQLEESDRPVRVFASDVHRRSLKLASRAIYQPESLAGLTAERLERHFIQREDGYHVSPEVRKMVVFTPHNVIRDAPFTRLDMITCRNMLIYFTQPAQKKALSLFHFGLKRNGVLCLGTSETTGDLSDEFEPIDDRARIYRKHRELKLTTEMRMPIATPARVPAPLSDGPGLLRSIPAQSLLHTYDQLLEHFMPPGILISSGRELIHTFKGAGKYFRAPQGRPSSDILEALLPDLRSTLSAAIRRGMQNKAPVKYAGVKCQTADGPEQLTVMVLPIEDPNGNTQLLLQFQSDSPTEDPVQPANVDASTMSNEEFEAIERELQFTKDSLQSTIEELQTTNEELQSANEQLTSSNEELQSTNEELHSVNEELYTVNAEHQRKIDELTELNDDMDNLLISTNVHTIFLDRELCIRRFTPGIAETFSLIPQDVGRRFDSFSHQILYSGLIDEIRSVLKNGKAFEKEVVDQAGTWHLLRIQPYIARKRIDGVVITLIDITTLKNAEAMLREMSEIVEHSDDAIYRVDLDGTIRTWNLGASRLYGYESQQVTGKHVSILAPSDRPSEPESYLERIRTGIAVDRVETSRVRRNGTSIDVSLTVSPIHDHHRNIVGASVIARDITKQRQAEFEIREAVRHRDQFLATLSHELRNPLSAILNATSLLKEDGINADTIREAREVVDHQLRHVARLLDDLLEVARFTHGKIVLRNEVFDLTDLVMDVVDCIQFQVDEKKQQLRVDVSDGPLYVEGDLGRLQQAQVNLLVNASKYSAESRSISYGVGRDGNDAVITVRDEGQGIPASLLPSIFEPFTQADQSIERSQGGMGLGLPLVRMIAKAHNGTAVAHSGGPGRGSEFTIRIPITDKRPTDQVPSDTAATPGRKLLLIEDNDGIRRMLSRSMQLKGFEVATAVTGREGIEAIKEFRPDIAVVDIGLPDIDGYELARRVRDDPEHAGLILFAVTGYGREEDRNKADQAGFDRHLVKPIDPDELMRSIADFDASQNTAEPSAN, from the coding sequence ATGAGCCAAGCGAAACCGGCGGCAGACACCGCCAACATTACCGACGAGCACTTCTTCATCGCCGGCATCGGCGCTTCGGCCGGGGGGCTGGAGGCATTGGAGCAGCTGTTTGAGAACACGGCGGTCGACAGCGGGTTGGCCTACGTCGTGGTCCAGCACCTCTCGCCGGACTTCAAGAGCGTGATGGACCAGCTGTTGACCCGGAAGACAAAGATTCCGGTGCGGCTGATCGAAGACGGGACCAGGATTTTGCCCAACCACATCTACTTGTTGCCGCCCAAAAAGGAAGCGATTCTATCCAACGGAAAACTGTTGCTGGCCGACCGTTCGGCGGGCGAACAGCTCAGCTTTCCGATCGATCATTTTTTCCGTTCGCTGGCCCAAGACGCAGGACGCAATTCGATCGCCATCGTGCTCTCGGGCACCGGCACCGACGGATCTCGCGGCATCTTGGACATTCATGCGGCCGGAGGTTTGGTCGTTGTTCAAAGCGAAGCGTCGGCGAAATTCGACGGCATGCCCCGCAGCGCCTGTGACACCGGCATCGTGGACATGGTCCTGCCGGCTCGCGAGATGCCGGCGGCGTTGCTCCGCTACCTTCAAACCCCCTGGCACGCCGCCCCCAAGCCCGGTTCGGAGTCAAACGAAGTGCTCGACGCGCCCCTACGGTCGATCCTGACACAGTTGAAAGACAGCTATGACTTGGACTTTTCTCACTACAAGAGCACGACGATCGGCCGCCGGATCGAACGGCGGTTGTTGTTGACCGGCACGGTGGAATTGGAAGAGTATGCCGAGCGTGTGAAGAGCGATGAAGGGGAACTGGATCGTCTGTATCGCGACCTGTTGATCGGAGTGACCGGATTCTTTCGTGACAAGGAAGTGTTCGATCGCTTGGAGCTGGATGTCATCCCGGAATTGTTTTCGCGACTCGGTCCGGGCGAAGAGTTTCGGGCCTGGGTCGCCGCCTGTGCGACCGGCGAGGAGGCGTATTCGTTGGCCATCCTGCTGGCCGAACGATTGCAACTGGAGGAGTCCGATCGACCGGTCCGCGTGTTCGCGTCGGACGTCCACCGACGCTCGTTGAAACTGGCCAGCCGTGCGATCTACCAACCCGAAAGCTTGGCCGGGTTGACCGCCGAACGGCTCGAGCGGCACTTCATTCAGCGGGAGGACGGGTATCACGTCTCGCCCGAAGTCCGCAAGATGGTCGTGTTCACACCGCACAACGTGATCCGCGATGCGCCCTTCACGCGGCTGGACATGATCACCTGCCGCAACATGTTGATCTACTTCACCCAACCGGCCCAAAAGAAAGCGTTGTCGCTGTTCCATTTCGGCCTGAAACGGAACGGTGTGCTGTGCCTGGGGACCAGCGAAACGACCGGTGACTTGTCGGACGAATTCGAGCCGATCGACGACCGGGCACGGATCTATCGCAAACACCGTGAACTGAAATTGACCACCGAGATGCGAATGCCGATCGCGACTCCGGCCCGTGTCCCCGCGCCGCTTTCGGACGGCCCCGGACTGTTGCGATCGATCCCGGCGCAAAGCCTGCTTCACACTTACGACCAATTGCTGGAGCACTTCATGCCGCCGGGGATCTTGATCTCGTCGGGCCGCGAGTTGATCCACACCTTCAAAGGGGCAGGAAAGTATTTCCGCGCACCCCAGGGCCGGCCGTCGTCGGACATCCTGGAAGCCCTGCTGCCCGATCTCCGCTCCACCTTGTCGGCGGCCATCCGCCGCGGCATGCAAAACAAAGCACCGGTCAAGTACGCCGGTGTCAAATGCCAGACCGCCGACGGCCCGGAGCAGTTGACCGTGATGGTCTTGCCGATCGAAGACCCCAACGGCAACACCCAGCTGTTATTGCAATTCCAAAGCGATTCCCCGACCGAGGACCCGGTTCAGCCGGCCAACGTCGACGCCAGCACGATGTCCAACGAAGAGTTCGAGGCCATCGAACGGGAACTTCAATTCACCAAGGACAGTTTGCAGTCGACCATCGAAGAATTGCAGACGACCAACGAAGAGCTTCAATCCGCCAACGAACAATTGACGTCGTCCAACGAGGAGCTTCAAAGTACCAACGAGGAATTGCACAGCGTCAACGAAGAACTTTACACCGTCAACGCCGAACACCAGCGCAAGATCGATGAACTGACCGAGTTGAACGACGACATGGACAACCTGCTGATCAGCACCAACGTCCACACGATCTTCCTGGATCGCGAACTGTGTATTCGGCGATTCACGCCCGGGATCGCCGAAACGTTCAGTTTGATTCCGCAAGACGTCGGACGACGCTTCGACAGTTTCTCGCACCAGATCTTGTACTCGGGGCTGATCGATGAGATTCGGTCCGTCTTGAAGAACGGCAAGGCGTTCGAAAAGGAGGTCGTCGATCAGGCGGGCACCTGGCACCTGCTGCGGATTCAGCCCTACATCGCACGCAAGCGGATCGACGGGGTCGTCATCACGCTGATCGACATCACCACGCTCAAAAACGCCGAGGCGATGTTGCGAGAGATGTCCGAGATCGTCGAGCACTCCGACGATGCCATCTATCGCGTCGACCTGGACGGCACGATCCGTACCTGGAACCTCGGCGCCAGCCGGCTGTACGGCTACGAAAGCCAGCAAGTCACCGGCAAACACGTCTCCATCCTCGCGCCGTCGGATCGCCCCTCCGAACCCGAATCCTATCTCGAGCGGATCCGCACCGGCATCGCGGTCGACCGCGTGGAAACCTCGCGTGTCCGCCGCAACGGCACCAGCATCGACGTCTCGCTGACCGTTTCGCCGATCCATGATCACCATCGAAACATCGTCGGCGCATCGGTGATCGCCCGTGACATCACCAAACAGCGTCAAGCCGAATTCGAGATCCGGGAAGCGGTCCGGCACCGTGACCAATTCCTCGCCACGCTTTCGCATGAGCTTCGCAATCCGCTCTCGGCGATCCTCAACGCGACCTCCCTGCTGAAGGAAGACGGCATCAATGCGGACACGATCCGCGAAGCCCGTGAGGTCGTCGACCACCAACTCCGGCACGTCGCTCGGTTGCTCGATGACTTACTGGAAGTGGCGCGATTCACCCATGGCAAGATCGTGTTGCGCAACGAGGTGTTCGACCTGACGGACTTGGTGATGGACGTCGTCGATTGCATTCAATTTCAAGTCGATGAAAAAAAGCAGCAGTTGCGTGTCGATGTTTCTGATGGCCCGCTTTACGTCGAAGGTGACTTGGGGCGGTTGCAGCAGGCGCAGGTCAACTTGTTGGTCAATGCTTCGAAATACAGCGCCGAATCGCGTAGCATTTCCTACGGGGTCGGTCGCGACGGAAACGATGCGGTCATCACCGTTCGGGATGAAGGCCAAGGCATTCCCGCGTCGCTGTTGCCGTCGATTTTTGAGCCCTTCACCCAGGCCGATCAAAGCATCGAACGTTCCCAAGGCGGCATGGGGTTGGGGTTGCCGCTGGTGCGGATGATCGCCAAGGCGCACAACGGAACCGCGGTCGCCCACAGCGGTGGTCCGGGGCGGGGCAGCGAGTTCACCATCCGCATTCCGATCACCGACAAACGACCGACCGACCAGGTGCCGTCCGACACGGCGGCGACGCCTGGGCGAAAACTGTTGCTGATCGAAGACAACGACGGGATCCGGCGGATGCTTTCGCGTTCGATGCAGCTGAAAGGGTTCGAGGTCGCCACGGCGGTCACCGGACGCGAAGGCATCGAAGCGATTAAAGAATTCCGTCCCGACATCGCCGTCGTCGATATCGGTCTGCCGGACATCGACGGTTATGAATTGGCGCGGCGGGTCCGTGACGATCCCGAGCATGCCGGCCTGATCTTGTTCGCGGTGACCGGCTATGGACGTGAAGAGGATCGCAACAAAGCCGATCAGGCCGGCTTTGACAGGCACCTGGTCAAACCGATCGATCCGGACGAACTGATGCGATCGATCGCCGACTTCGATGCTTCGCAAAACACTGCCGAACCGAGCGCAAATTGA
- a CDS encoding sensor histidine kinase gives MNKLAGGIALGVVGAGLALAFSGDVSLVWDTADYPPRWHCGRWTPLMGWLHIISDIATWVAYVAIPIMLVYFARSQPEIPFRNLFWLFSVFILFCGSTHLMEAIIFWWPAYRLLGILKLGTGIVSIATAVVLSWTIPKMLQLQSPQQLENKVAQRTAELELTRLQLQRVIDQSRNFLGILDLDGTLLETNQASLRATGVRKEDVLNRPFWETGWWKDFSSMKPTLESAIADARNGQGTRFELRRQAADGAAIMVDCSLQPMPGTDGQVAWILSEGIDITDQRMREDELKHLNTELSKSNRELEQFAYVASHDLKEPLRKISSFAQLLQNEYGTKLSAEATEYIEFIVSSADRLMTLISDLLSISRISSQGKELAPVDANAAVAEAISNLQLAIEESGAEISVEPFPTLIADPNQLTLLFQNLIENAIKYQGQNSPQIRVGGRQIGPQYECFVTDNGIGIEEKYADRIFEIFKRLHSRDEYPGTGVGLAICKKIVQRMGGRIWLESKLGQGSTFYFTINRQTI, from the coding sequence ATGAACAAGTTAGCGGGCGGCATTGCGCTGGGCGTTGTCGGCGCCGGACTTGCGCTCGCGTTCTCTGGCGATGTCTCGTTGGTCTGGGACACCGCCGACTACCCGCCCCGCTGGCATTGCGGCCGCTGGACGCCGCTGATGGGATGGTTGCACATCATCAGCGACATCGCCACCTGGGTCGCCTACGTGGCGATCCCCATCATGCTGGTGTATTTCGCCCGCTCGCAACCGGAAATTCCCTTCCGCAACCTGTTCTGGTTGTTCAGCGTGTTCATCCTGTTCTGCGGATCGACGCACCTGATGGAAGCGATCATTTTTTGGTGGCCGGCCTACCGATTGCTGGGAATCCTGAAACTCGGGACCGGGATCGTTTCGATCGCGACGGCAGTCGTTTTGAGTTGGACGATTCCCAAGATGCTGCAATTGCAAAGCCCGCAGCAGTTGGAAAACAAAGTCGCCCAGCGGACCGCCGAGTTGGAACTGACCCGGCTCCAACTGCAGCGGGTGATCGACCAGAGCCGCAATTTCCTCGGAATTTTGGATCTGGACGGAACGCTGTTGGAAACCAATCAAGCATCGCTCCGAGCGACCGGCGTCCGCAAGGAAGACGTCCTGAATCGGCCGTTCTGGGAAACCGGCTGGTGGAAAGATTTTTCGTCGATGAAGCCGACTCTGGAAAGTGCGATCGCCGATGCCCGCAACGGGCAAGGCACCCGATTCGAACTGAGACGCCAGGCGGCCGACGGAGCGGCGATCATGGTCGACTGTTCGCTCCAGCCGATGCCGGGAACCGACGGACAAGTCGCCTGGATCCTGTCCGAGGGAATCGACATCACCGACCAGCGGATGCGTGAAGACGAATTGAAACATCTCAACACGGAACTTTCCAAGAGCAATCGCGAATTAGAGCAATTCGCCTACGTGGCATCGCATGACCTGAAGGAGCCGTTGCGCAAGATCTCTTCCTTTGCCCAGTTGCTGCAAAACGAATACGGGACGAAGCTTTCCGCAGAAGCCACCGAGTACATTGAATTTATCGTCAGTAGTGCCGACCGCTTGATGACGTTGATCAGCGATTTGTTGTCGATTTCGCGGATCAGTTCGCAAGGCAAAGAGCTCGCACCGGTCGACGCCAACGCGGCGGTGGCCGAAGCGATCAGCAATTTGCAACTGGCGATCGAAGAATCCGGTGCGGAGATCAGCGTCGAGCCCTTCCCGACGCTGATCGCCGATCCCAACCAGCTGACCCTGCTATTTCAAAACTTGATCGAAAATGCGATCAAGTACCAAGGGCAGAATTCTCCGCAGATTCGCGTCGGCGGCCGGCAAATCGGCCCCCAATACGAATGTTTCGTCACAGACAACGGGATCGGGATCGAAGAGAAATACGCCGACCGGATTTTCGAAATCTTCAAACGGTTACACAGCCGCGACGAGTATCCTGGCACGGGTGTCGGGCTGGCGATCTGCAAAAAGATCGTGCAACGCATGGGCGGAAGGATTTGGTTGGAATCGAAACTCGGCCAAGGCAGCACGTTTTACTTTACCATCAACAGGCAAACGATATGA
- a CDS encoding response regulator produces MLVLSRRTKDKVSFPQVGVTVHFIRVQSGQVKIGIDAPRSITIVRDEVSDGDAIAEMVRRQIAQLPQETRHGIRNELHEITVGLHLYRELIRAGINDEAEETFDSLQESLKRLDSNEAFRRPDAPPVTDPDRETIALIEDSANERRMLAEVLQLKGYQVLEFSNGANALQHFEDNDAPGLVLVDMNMPELDGHQTVTMMRQSERFRDVPIFAVSGTSPEENDLVMGRQGVDRWLPKPLSLETLMNSIRQAIGAPKAKQPTQALRNEAPLSLSRVPSVAADLA; encoded by the coding sequence GTGTTAGTTCTCTCTCGTCGCACCAAAGACAAAGTGTCGTTTCCGCAAGTCGGAGTCACGGTTCACTTTATCCGCGTCCAATCTGGACAGGTGAAAATCGGCATCGATGCACCGCGCAGCATCACCATCGTGCGCGATGAGGTCAGCGATGGGGACGCGATCGCCGAAATGGTCCGCCGCCAAATCGCACAACTGCCACAAGAAACCCGACACGGGATCCGCAACGAACTGCACGAGATCACCGTCGGGCTGCACCTCTACCGCGAGCTGATCCGCGCCGGGATTAACGATGAAGCGGAAGAAACCTTCGATTCGCTCCAAGAATCACTGAAACGGCTCGATTCCAACGAGGCCTTCCGACGGCCCGACGCACCGCCGGTCACCGACCCCGATCGCGAAACCATCGCCCTGATCGAAGACTCGGCCAACGAACGGCGGATGCTGGCCGAAGTGCTGCAATTGAAAGGATACCAGGTCCTGGAATTCAGCAACGGCGCCAACGCGCTGCAGCATTTCGAAGACAATGATGCACCGGGGCTGGTCCTGGTGGACATGAACATGCCCGAGCTTGATGGTCATCAAACCGTCACCATGATGCGCCAGTCGGAACGCTTCCGCGATGTCCCCATCTTCGCCGTCAGCGGGACTTCGCCCGAAGAAAATGACCTCGTGATGGGGCGCCAAGGCGTCGATCGCTGGTTGCCAAAACCGCTCAGCCTGGAAACGCTGATGAACTCCATCCGCCAAGCCATCGGGGCCCCCAAAGCCAAACAGCCCACTCAAGCACTTCGAAACGAAGCTCCATTATCGCTCAGTCGAGTCCCGTCCGTTGCCGCCGATCTGGCGTAA
- a CDS encoding chemotaxis protein CheB yields the protein MDTNEPQSPPKTTNNFDFYVVGIGASAGGLEALEHFFDNVPAESGMAFVVVQHLSPDFKSLMDELLARHTSIPIFRVEDATRVKPNAIYLIPPKKNMTLSGGKLMLTEQDASGGLNLPIDVFFRSLAQNAGERAIAVVLSGTGSDGSRGVRDVHDAGGLVVVQDIDTAGFDGMPRSAIATGIADVVTSAREMGGLISSYANDPQQFTKQVHEQERIALPGTELQVIFRLFRKRFGIDFTLYRANTINRRIERRMKMTRCVNLADYVQILESDVNELDALYRDLLVEVTQFFRDPRAFERLRADVIPPIVSAAKEPHDEIRVWVPGCATGEEAYSIAILLDDCLADAKKRCPVKVFATDVHSNSLEIAAAGIYSSEALSNVPSELRARYFTRHGNTYQVSRELRKTVIFAPHDITKDPPFTKIDLLSCRNVLIYLESEVQKRVLALFHFGMKVGGVMVLGPSETVAELSREFDTLDQHWRIFRKLRDVRLPESKTMPLSPALTSIIREKPRFGGIARIEDGLESSVTDDLLERYVPPSLLVNEHYELMHSFGDARRILTQPKGVPTLEVLKMVEGELRMALSAALHRATREKERVVIQGIRQDEDGQRRTMQIAVEPYNKRNHSLYLVCIEEIKEPDTPREPAAEVFDASDQAAQRIVDLERELEFTKESLQSAVEELESSNEELQSTNEELVASNEELQSTNEELHSVNEELYTVNAEHQHKIEELMQLTSDMDNLLLSTEIGTIFLDTQLRIRKFTPAITAAFNIMEQDIGRPIDQFAYNLDNSELLHDAHRVLDSDAAFERKVSARDGTSYLQRIQPYRSSNGETSGVVITFTDISSVVHAELERKQRTHFEKISGDLQDFAYSVSHDLKAPIRQVYEFSRSLHESLTSKIPEASAEELQMLTRGAERLNELLNCLLEYSRVNTRGASPKPTDLGELVDELTDRLAEQLQHSDAIISRGILPLLAVDPAQFRALFEHLIDNAIKFSESPPRIEINAEADGDDVVISVSDNGIGIKPHHIDEIFVVFRRFVTRRDIPGNGLGLALCKRIVERHRGTIWVESEPGQGSTFFIRLPDVEEVINNATNKSSSG from the coding sequence GTGGACACGAACGAGCCGCAATCGCCCCCGAAGACGACCAATAATTTTGACTTTTACGTGGTCGGAATCGGAGCCTCGGCGGGGGGACTGGAGGCGCTGGAACATTTTTTCGACAACGTCCCGGCCGAATCCGGCATGGCGTTCGTCGTCGTGCAGCACCTTTCGCCGGACTTTAAGAGTCTGATGGACGAATTGCTGGCCCGGCACACGTCGATCCCGATCTTTCGCGTGGAAGACGCGACGCGGGTCAAGCCGAACGCCATCTACCTGATTCCGCCAAAGAAGAACATGACGCTGTCCGGCGGAAAGCTGATGCTGACCGAGCAGGATGCTTCCGGCGGGCTCAATTTGCCGATCGACGTGTTTTTCCGTTCGCTGGCTCAGAACGCCGGCGAGCGTGCCATCGCCGTGGTCCTCTCGGGGACCGGCAGCGACGGGTCACGCGGGGTGCGTGACGTGCACGATGCCGGCGGCCTGGTCGTCGTCCAAGACATCGACACGGCGGGGTTTGACGGCATGCCACGCAGCGCCATCGCCACGGGCATCGCCGATGTGGTCACCTCCGCTCGCGAAATGGGCGGGCTGATCTCCTCCTACGCCAATGATCCACAGCAATTCACCAAACAGGTCCACGAACAGGAGCGCATCGCCCTGCCCGGGACCGAATTGCAAGTCATTTTCCGACTGTTTCGAAAACGATTCGGAATCGACTTCACCCTGTATCGGGCCAACACCATCAATCGGCGGATCGAACGCCGGATGAAGATGACGCGCTGCGTCAACCTGGCCGACTACGTGCAGATTCTCGAATCGGACGTCAACGAACTCGATGCGCTGTATCGAGACCTGCTCGTCGAAGTCACCCAATTCTTTCGCGACCCGCGTGCGTTCGAGCGACTGCGTGCCGACGTCATCCCGCCGATCGTCTCCGCCGCCAAAGAACCGCACGACGAAATCCGCGTCTGGGTGCCCGGCTGCGCCACCGGGGAGGAGGCATATTCGATCGCGATCTTGCTGGATGATTGTCTGGCCGATGCCAAAAAACGCTGCCCGGTCAAGGTGTTCGCGACCGACGTGCACAGCAATTCGCTCGAAATCGCCGCCGCCGGGATTTATTCCAGCGAGGCGCTCAGCAACGTTCCCAGCGAATTGCGGGCCCGATATTTCACCCGGCACGGCAACACCTACCAGGTCTCGCGCGAACTGCGCAAGACCGTGATCTTCGCCCCCCACGACATCACCAAGGACCCGCCGTTCACGAAGATCGATCTGCTGTCCTGCCGCAACGTGCTGATCTACCTGGAATCGGAGGTCCAGAAGCGCGTCCTGGCATTGTTTCATTTCGGCATGAAGGTCGGCGGCGTGATGGTCCTGGGGCCCAGCGAAACCGTGGCCGAGTTGTCGCGAGAATTCGACACACTCGACCAGCACTGGCGGATCTTCCGGAAACTCCGCGACGTGCGACTGCCGGAATCCAAAACGATGCCGCTCTCTCCAGCACTGACCAGCATCATCCGCGAAAAACCGCGCTTCGGGGGCATCGCCCGGATCGAGGACGGCTTGGAATCCTCGGTCACCGACGACTTGCTGGAACGCTATGTGCCGCCCAGTTTGTTGGTCAATGAACATTACGAACTGATGCACTCTTTCGGAGACGCCCGCCGGATACTGACCCAGCCCAAGGGCGTCCCGACCCTGGAAGTGCTGAAGATGGTCGAGGGTGAATTGCGGATGGCACTCAGTGCCGCTCTGCACCGCGCGACGCGGGAAAAGGAACGCGTCGTGATTCAGGGCATTCGGCAGGACGAGGACGGCCAACGCCGCACGATGCAAATCGCCGTCGAACCCTACAACAAACGCAATCACAGCCTGTACCTGGTCTGCATCGAAGAAATCAAGGAGCCCGACACGCCTCGCGAACCGGCTGCCGAAGTCTTCGACGCCAGCGATCAGGCCGCCCAGCGAATCGTCGACTTGGAACGCGAGTTGGAATTCACCAAAGAATCGCTGCAGTCGGCCGTTGAAGAACTGGAAAGCAGCAACGAAGAACTGCAGTCGACCAATGAAGAATTGGTCGCCAGCAACGAAGAACTGCAAAGCACCAACGAAGAACTGCACAGCGTCAACGAGGAACTTTACACCGTCAACGCGGAGCACCAGCACAAGATCGAAGAATTGATGCAGCTGACCTCCGACATGGACAACCTGCTGTTGAGCACGGAGATCGGGACGATTTTCCTGGACACCCAGTTGCGGATCCGGAAATTCACGCCCGCGATCACCGCGGCCTTCAACATCATGGAGCAGGACATCGGCCGGCCGATCGACCAATTCGCCTACAACCTGGACAACTCCGAGTTGCTGCACGACGCCCATCGCGTGCTCGATTCTGATGCCGCGTTTGAACGGAAGGTCTCGGCCCGCGACGGCACCAGTTACCTGCAACGCATCCAGCCCTATCGCAGCAGCAACGGCGAAACCAGCGGGGTCGTGATCACGTTCACCGACATTTCTTCGGTCGTACATGCCGAACTGGAACGCAAGCAGCGGACGCACTTCGAAAAAATCAGCGGCGACCTCCAGGATTTCGCCTACAGCGTCTCCCACGACCTGAAAGCGCCCATCCGACAGGTGTACGAGTTCTCGCGAAGCCTGCACGAGTCGTTGACGTCCAAGATCCCCGAGGCGTCTGCCGAAGAGTTGCAGATGCTCACCCGCGGGGCCGAACGGCTGAACGAATTGCTCAATTGCCTGCTGGAATACTCACGCGTCAACACCCGCGGCGCGAGCCCCAAGCCGACCGACCTGGGAGAACTGGTCGACGAGCTGACCGACCGGCTCGCCGAGCAACTGCAGCACTCCGACGCGATCATCTCCCGCGGCATCCTGCCGCTGTTGGCGGTCGACCCGGCTCAGTTCAGGGCGTTGTTCGAACATCTGATCGACAACGCGATCAAGTTCAGCGAATCACCGCCACGGATCGAGATCAACGCCGAGGCCGACGGGGACGATGTAGTGATCTCGGTCAGCGACAACGGCATCGGGATCAAGCCGCACCATATCGATGAAATCTTCGTCGTGTTCCGTCGCTTCGTCACCCGTCGTGACATCCCCGGCAACGGCCTGGGATTGGCCCTGTGCAAGCGGATCGTCGAACGCCATCGCGGCACCATTTGGGTGGAGTCGGAGCCGGGGCAAGGATCCACGTTCTTCATCCGATTGCCGGACGTCGAAGAGGTGATCAACAATGCGACCAACAAGTCTTCATCGGGCTAG
- a CDS encoding response regulator, with amino-acid sequence MLVISRRLNESVQFPNLGITVTLLKNTGSRIRLGIDAPSEVEILRSELADGDSRACYEDSHRGASSNRHLNSASNILRKLRSTVESMQWDDSRALLAAAFCELRSLDEQVEAKRHGMCLETQPPRRALLVDDNRNEARLLASYLRLKSFEVDVAYDGADAVEHLDRGGKPDVVLLDMNMPKYDGRWTVNKLRSDPQHCGLKILAVSGMEPDDYDVPIGEGGVNRWLRKPLNPEELVREIVQSTAPDPLLSA; translated from the coding sequence ATGTTAGTGATTTCGCGTCGACTCAACGAATCGGTTCAGTTCCCGAATCTGGGAATCACAGTCACCCTTCTCAAAAACACCGGGTCGCGGATCCGGCTCGGTATTGACGCCCCCTCGGAGGTGGAGATCCTTCGCAGCGAGCTGGCTGATGGTGATTCGCGGGCCTGTTACGAGGACTCCCATCGCGGTGCTTCGTCGAATCGTCATCTCAATTCCGCGTCCAACATCTTGCGGAAATTGCGGAGCACGGTCGAATCGATGCAGTGGGACGATTCGCGGGCGCTGCTGGCCGCGGCGTTTTGTGAATTGAGATCACTCGATGAGCAGGTCGAAGCGAAGCGACACGGGATGTGTTTGGAAACCCAACCGCCCCGTCGGGCACTGTTGGTCGATGACAATCGCAACGAAGCTCGGCTGCTGGCCAGTTACCTGCGGCTGAAGTCATTCGAGGTCGACGTCGCCTACGACGGTGCCGATGCAGTGGAGCATCTGGATCGTGGTGGAAAGCCCGACGTCGTGCTGCTGGACATGAACATGCCCAAGTACGACGGCAGGTGGACGGTCAACAAGCTGCGTAGCGATCCCCAGCATTGCGGCCTCAAAATCCTGGCCGTCAGCGGGATGGAGCCGGACGACTACGACGTCCCGATCGGTGAAGGCGGCGTCAATCGCTGGCTGCGAAAGCCGCTCAATCCCGAGGAATTGGTTCGCGAAATCGTCCAAAGCACCGCGCCGGACCCGTTGCTATCGGCCTGA